One genomic segment of Clostridium saccharoperbutylacetonicum N1-4(HMT) includes these proteins:
- a CDS encoding DUF4747 family protein, with protein sequence MSKTLYFSKVSINSSKIYEIYDGVETPQNVMKKLFSDMKNGKNYKNVITRILNGDTRVEEYNFYLTGINKFDNDPSDVLVGAVIKTSKIFINNIDKETGKKKTKAFDSDELSGFCFYPTKEIVCFYTTNRFGYKEFCNAFEGLLNSCSMDDSQNGEYFKVKLLTNGVSLDNIKDDLKRLRNIETIRINIIPPNPNGDLLKAIREDAEERLKDMGMGRISEKSILFKSRDLRGLNSESKEISEELDKMSAIHTKLSTEESTSNGYVEVEAVSMDGTVYNTNNTKIIKYRMPDTIVGDKMFADYCKSLILKII encoded by the coding sequence ATGAGTAAAACTTTATATTTTTCGAAAGTAAGTATAAATTCAAGTAAAATATATGAAATATATGATGGAGTGGAAACACCTCAAAATGTAATGAAAAAGTTATTCAGTGATATGAAAAATGGGAAGAACTACAAGAATGTTATTACACGTATATTAAATGGAGATACTCGTGTAGAAGAATATAATTTTTATCTTACAGGAATAAATAAATTTGATAATGATCCTAGTGATGTATTGGTTGGAGCTGTAATTAAAACATCAAAAATATTTATTAATAATATTGATAAAGAGACTGGAAAAAAGAAAACCAAAGCATTTGATAGTGATGAATTATCAGGATTTTGCTTTTATCCGACTAAAGAAATAGTTTGCTTTTATACTACTAATAGATTTGGATATAAGGAATTCTGTAATGCATTTGAGGGATTATTAAATAGTTGTTCAATGGATGATAGCCAGAATGGTGAATATTTCAAAGTAAAATTACTAACAAATGGAGTTTCTTTAGATAATATTAAAGATGATCTAAAAAGGCTTAGAAATATTGAAACTATTAGAATAAATATAATACCTCCAAATCCTAATGGTGACTTATTGAAAGCTATTAGAGAGGATGCTGAAGAAAGATTAAAAGATATGGGTATGGGAAGAATAAGTGAAAAAAGTATATTATTTAAATCAAGAGATTTAAGAGGTTTAAACTCTGAATCAAAAGAGATAAGTGAAGAGTTGGATAAAATGTCTGCAATACATACAAAATTATCGACAGAAGAATCAACAAGCAATGGATATGTTGAGGTTGAGGCCGTTAGTATGGATGGAACTGTATATAATACTAATAATACTAAAATAATAAAATATAGAATGCCAGATACAATTGTTGGAGATAAGATGTTTGCAGATTATTGCAAAAGCCTAATACTAAAAATCATTTGA
- a CDS encoding helix-turn-helix domain-containing protein: MLLKDRLKELRLERDLLQKDIAQILNLTTSAYGYYEQGKRVPDSETIKILSNFYNVSSDYLLGMSDVRNYTKDSNITIALNSDTDYDELPKEAKDEINNFIEYIKQKYKNKK, translated from the coding sequence ATGTTGCTAAAGGATAGATTAAAAGAATTAAGGTTAGAACGTGATTTATTACAAAAGGATATTGCTCAAATCTTAAACTTAACAACAAGTGCTTATGGGTATTATGAGCAAGGTAAACGTGTACCTGATTCTGAAACAATAAAAATATTATCTAACTTTTATAATGTATCCTCTGATTATTTATTAGGAATGTCCGATGTAAGAAATTATACTAAAGATTCAAATATCACTATTGCACTCAATAGTGATACAGATTATGATGAACTTCCAAAAGAAGCTAAAGATGAAATTAATAATTTTATTGAATATATAAAACAAAAATATAAAAATAAAAAATAA
- a CDS encoding helix-turn-helix transcriptional regulator gives MNNKLLEFRNQNELTQKEIAKVIHKTTSFYGMLEKGKRKPSIEVAYSLARFYNTTIEEIFFKNENNLKLI, from the coding sequence GTGAATAACAAATTGCTTGAGTTTAGAAATCAAAATGAATTGACTCAAAAAGAAATAGCTAAAGTTATACATAAAACTACTAGTTTTTACGGAATGCTGGAAAAAGGAAAAAGAAAACCGTCTATTGAAGTAGCCTATTCTTTAGCTAGATTTTATAATACAACAATTGAAGAAATTTTTTTTAAAAATGAAAACAACTTAAAGTTAATTTAA
- a CDS encoding helix-turn-helix domain-containing protein yields the protein MVQNYRNIYQIARENTSLTQEKSSELLDISVDSLRAYEGGKRTPPENIVIDMAKIYNRPYLILQHYQKTLIGKELFPNIQIKYLAEAVLTFLDELEDLETIKKLIVKISRDGQIDENEKDDWEMIMKILDEMVCAIITIKFAR from the coding sequence ATGGTACAAAACTACAGAAATATTTACCAAATAGCGAGAGAGAATACAAGCTTGACTCAAGAAAAATCATCAGAGCTACTAGATATATCTGTTGATAGCTTAAGAGCATATGAAGGAGGGAAGAGAACGCCACCAGAAAACATAGTAATTGATATGGCTAAAATATATAATCGTCCATATTTAATTTTGCAGCATTATCAAAAAACTTTGATAGGAAAAGAACTTTTTCCTAATATACAAATTAAATATCTAGCTGAAGCAGTCTTAACTTTTTTAGATGAGCTTGAAGATTTAGAAACTATTAAGAAATTAATAGTTAAGATTTCACGTGATGGTCAAATTGATGAAAATGAAAAAGATGATTGGGAAATGATAATGAAAATACTTGATGAAATGGTATGTGCAATTATAACTATAAAGTTTGCTAGGTAA
- a CDS encoding helix-turn-helix domain-containing protein, which produces MDKSYFAIIPANVRYDENLTANAKLLYGEITALANEKGYCWAANTYFAQLYGVSKTSISKWIKQLVDKGYIRSQIIYKEGTKEILNRYLTIVVGGIEEKLNGYPTFINEGVEDKLSTPIEEKLKDNNTITNNTINNTLDNNTISKDIVSNTKVQQVIDKWNELGLQKLISINKGTNRYKLLNARLKEYGQDKILQAIENIKYSDFLKGQNNKSWTITFDWLVKPNNFIKVLEGNYADKEKAIEVTQSNDVKPLRFNNFKAREYDYDDLENKLLGWDKDD; this is translated from the coding sequence ATGGATAAATCGTATTTTGCTATAATACCAGCTAATGTTCGTTATGATGAAAACCTAACTGCAAATGCTAAACTTCTTTATGGCGAGATAACAGCACTAGCTAATGAAAAGGGATATTGTTGGGCTGCAAATACATATTTTGCACAGTTATATGGAGTTAGTAAAACAAGTATTTCAAAATGGATAAAACAGTTAGTTGATAAAGGCTATATAAGATCTCAAATTATATATAAAGAAGGCACTAAAGAAATATTAAACAGGTATTTAACAATTGTTGTAGGAGGTATAGAAGAAAAATTAAATGGGTATCCAACTTTTATTAATGAGGGTGTTGAAGATAAGTTAAGTACCCCTATTGAAGAAAAGTTAAAAGATAATAATACAATAACTAATAATACAATTAATAATACATTAGATAATAATACTATATCTAAAGATATAGTTAGTAACACTAAAGTGCAACAAGTAATAGATAAGTGGAATGAGCTGGGACTTCAAAAACTAATTTCTATAAATAAAGGCACTAACAGATATAAATTACTGAATGCAAGACTTAAAGAATACGGACAAGATAAAATTCTTCAAGCCATAGAAAATATTAAATATAGCGATTTCTTAAAAGGGCAGAATAATAAAAGCTGGACTATTACCTTTGATTGGCTAGTAAAACCAAATAATTTCATTAAGGTTTTAGAAGGAAATTATGCAGATAAAGAAAAGGCAATTGAAGTTACTCAAAGTAATGATGTCAAACCACTTAGATTTAATAATTTCAAAGCAAGGGAATATGATTATGACGATTTGGAAAATAAGCTATTAGGTTGGGATAAAGATGATTAA
- a CDS encoding restriction endonuclease, which translates to MFNYSNLDDIELEELCKDVMERMLNIKFRSFRAGVDGGIDLKDYDSENNIIVQVKHYINSTVPMLKSSLKKEVEKVDKLNPNEYYVCCTKELGPNDIKDIYNLFKKYMDSEKNIITLKEIDDLLREERNIDIVRKHYKLWLYSSNILSEINNQNTFIDCETLLSDINNESKYYVRTQAYDIGIDILEKFGSLILAGSPGVGKTTISKMIILYYATLGYRVRYTTNGDIDNIKKSLSVDRELNEIILLDDCLGQYYFKIKESQQRELIDIIKYVNNNKSKKIILNSRITILNQAQKKSQEFENFVINKKVRIHVMDMDNISLVEKARILYNHLYFNNVSKEYYDSIKNNKNYNRIISHRNYNPRIIEYVTQKERYKNIEPSEYFDFILSYLDNPQEIWRIEYEERIDKIDRLFMLTLFSLTDTTISESVIEECFNKRILESAIDTTVNNFKDTIIRLNKSMIKIIDNNGTREISVLNPSVNDYLKSIFYENSAELERIRESIVYFDQIKRCYSKDSFDEAIKERIDNNRFLCLKINKLSNMNIVNIQTLWIYYICKYKILDEKHKQYIHNYIENIDNESFKDDENIRKRLFIYNFLEEPFFNFYNIDQYVIKKEFITKIYYSVDLEDLVSLVNGLYDRANNEFLYDFYDISVSCIQEEFENYIDKFNISNFIGDLDFNRYSNGNYYDEFELDEDGIYSDVKDAIIAELEEIIENIKYNVIRDIEMVYINNINFDEYNLKEHVLDAIELKKGERDYDDDYEYERYREDRLIGTNYNNEIENIFNRDFNL; encoded by the coding sequence ATGTTTAATTATAGTAATTTAGATGATATAGAACTTGAAGAATTATGTAAAGATGTGATGGAGAGAATGCTAAATATAAAATTTAGATCATTCAGAGCAGGAGTAGATGGAGGAATAGATCTTAAAGATTATGATTCTGAAAATAACATAATTGTACAAGTCAAACATTATATTAATAGTACTGTTCCGATGTTAAAAAGTTCTTTAAAAAAAGAGGTTGAAAAAGTTGATAAACTAAATCCAAATGAGTATTACGTGTGTTGTACTAAAGAACTAGGGCCAAATGATATTAAGGATATATATAATTTGTTTAAAAAATATATGGATTCTGAAAAAAATATAATTACTCTCAAAGAAATTGATGATTTGTTAAGAGAAGAGAGAAATATTGATATTGTTAGGAAACATTATAAACTGTGGTTATATTCTTCAAATATATTATCTGAAATAAATAATCAAAATACGTTTATAGATTGTGAAACCTTACTAAGTGACATTAATAATGAAAGCAAATATTATGTAAGAACACAAGCTTATGATATAGGAATTGATATTCTGGAAAAGTTTGGTTCCTTAATATTAGCAGGTTCACCAGGGGTGGGTAAGACAACTATATCAAAGATGATTATATTATATTATGCTACTCTAGGATACAGAGTTAGATATACAACTAATGGTGATATAGATAATATAAAAAAATCGTTATCAGTCGATAGAGAGTTAAATGAAATAATATTATTAGATGATTGTTTAGGACAATATTATTTTAAAATAAAAGAATCTCAGCAGAGAGAATTAATAGATATAATTAAGTATGTGAATAATAATAAAAGCAAAAAAATAATTTTAAATTCAAGAATTACTATATTGAACCAAGCCCAAAAAAAGTCACAAGAGTTTGAAAACTTTGTAATTAACAAAAAAGTTAGAATTCATGTAATGGATATGGATAATATAAGTCTAGTTGAAAAGGCCAGAATATTATATAATCATTTGTATTTCAATAATGTTAGTAAGGAATATTATGACAGTATAAAAAATAATAAAAATTATAATAGAATTATCAGTCATAGAAATTATAATCCAAGAATAATAGAGTATGTGACACAAAAGGAACGTTATAAAAATATAGAGCCAAGCGAGTATTTTGATTTTATTCTATCATATTTAGATAATCCCCAAGAAATTTGGAGAATTGAATACGAAGAGAGGATAGATAAAATTGATAGATTGTTTATGTTAACATTATTTTCGTTAACAGATACAACAATAAGTGAAAGTGTAATCGAGGAATGCTTTAATAAACGGATACTAGAAAGCGCTATTGACACAACAGTGAACAATTTTAAAGATACAATTATAAGGTTAAATAAGTCAATGATTAAAATAATTGATAACAATGGTACAAGGGAAATTTCAGTATTAAATCCATCAGTAAATGATTATCTAAAATCAATTTTTTATGAGAATTCAGCAGAATTAGAGAGAATAAGAGAATCAATAGTGTATTTTGATCAAATAAAAAGATGTTATTCAAAGGATTCTTTTGATGAAGCTATAAAAGAAAGAATAGATAACAATAGATTTTTATGCCTTAAAATTAATAAATTAAGTAATATGAATATTGTAAATATTCAGACGTTGTGGATATATTATATATGCAAATACAAGATATTAGATGAAAAGCATAAGCAATATATACATAATTATATTGAGAATATTGACAATGAAAGTTTCAAAGATGATGAAAACATTAGAAAAAGGCTGTTTATATATAATTTTTTAGAAGAACCATTTTTTAATTTTTATAATATAGATCAATATGTAATAAAAAAAGAATTTATTACAAAAATTTATTACAGTGTAGATTTGGAGGATTTGGTTTCACTTGTTAACGGACTTTATGATAGAGCAAACAATGAATTTTTATATGATTTTTACGATATATCTGTAAGTTGCATTCAAGAAGAATTTGAAAATTATATAGATAAATTTAATATAAGTAATTTTATAGGAGACTTAGACTTTAATCGATATAGTAACGGTAATTATTATGATGAATTTGAATTAGATGAAGATGGAATATATAGTGATGTTAAAGATGCGATTATAGCTGAACTTGAAGAAATTATAGAAAATATAAAATATAATGTTATTAGAGATATAGAAATGGTGTATATAAACAATATAAATTTTGATGAATATAATTTAAAAGAACATGTTTTAGATGCCATTGAATTAAAAAAGGGAGAGCGAGACTATGATGATGATTATGAGTATGAAAGATATAGGGAAGATAGACTAATAGGAACAAATTATAATAATGAGATAGAAAATATATTTAATAGAGATTTTAATTTATAA
- a CDS encoding tyrosine-type recombinase/integrase — MGRKRPAKPIVRTDQVLDIQDYLKYRNERDYILFVVGITTGYRAGDLVTLKARDIREALKKSEFTIFEGKKKNSKNIREKNRKPRTVEIIPKVAKLLKEYIRDKKDYEYIFQSRKGVNKHIGVQAVSNILKEAGEYFGLYDISAHSMRKTYAYKIYIESDKDIVAVQKLLGHRTTQETELYIGLDKEKYHQYSKSLSDFVR, encoded by the coding sequence ATGGGAAGAAAAAGACCTGCTAAACCTATTGTAAGAACAGATCAAGTACTTGATATTCAAGATTACTTAAAATATAGAAATGAACGTGATTATATTTTATTTGTAGTTGGAATAACAACAGGCTATAGAGCAGGTGATTTAGTAACACTAAAAGCAAGAGATATAAGAGAAGCTCTTAAGAAAAGTGAGTTTACTATTTTTGAGGGAAAGAAAAAGAATTCAAAAAATATTAGAGAAAAAAATAGGAAGCCTAGAACAGTTGAAATAATACCAAAGGTTGCAAAGCTGCTGAAAGAATATATCAGAGATAAAAAGGATTATGAATATATATTTCAATCCAGGAAAGGTGTAAATAAGCATATAGGAGTACAAGCAGTTAGTAATATTTTAAAAGAAGCTGGAGAATATTTTGGTTTATATGATATATCTGCTCATAGTATGAGAAAAACATATGCATATAAAATATATATTGAAAGTGATAAAGATATTGTAGCTGTCCAAAAGTTATTAGGTCATAGAACAACACAAGAAACAGAACTATACATTGGGTTAGATAAAGAAAAATATCATCAATATTCAAAGTCGTTAAGTGATTTTGTGAGATGA